Proteins encoded in a region of the Triticum dicoccoides isolate Atlit2015 ecotype Zavitan chromosome 3A, WEW_v2.0, whole genome shotgun sequence genome:
- the LOC119273101 gene encoding esterase PIR7B-like, whose protein sequence is MESTQSNTSVMNHFILVHGLCQGAWCWYKVVAALQAAGHRVTVVDLAASGAHPARIDEVHSFEEYSQPLLDAVAAAPEGGGERLILVGHSHGGLSLALAMERFPGKVAAAVFAAAGMPCVGKHMGVTTEEFMRRTSSEGLMDCKMLPINNNHGAGVAMIMGPNFLARKYYQQSSPEDLALAKMLVRPGNLFMEDPVMKDASLLTDTNYGSVKKVYVVAKADGSSTEEMQRWMVLLSPGTEVEEIAGADHAIMSSRPRELCDALVKIADSLNTC, encoded by the exons ATGGAGAGCACCCAGAGCAACACAAGCGTGATGAACCATTTCATCCTGGTGCACGGCCTCTGCCAGGGGGCCTGGTGTTGGTACAAGGTGGTCGCGGCGCTTCAGGCAGCGGGGCACCGTGTCACGGTGGTCGACCTCGCCGCGTCCGGCGCTCACCCGGCGCGAATCGATGAGGTGCACTCGTTCGAGGAGTACTCCCAACCTCTGCTTGACGCAGTGGCCGCGGCGCCAGAGGGTGGCGGCGAGAGGCTGATTCTGGTTGGGCACAGCCACGGCGGGCTCAGCTTGGCGCTAGCCATGGAGAGGTTCCCCGGCAAGGTCGCCGCGGCCGTGTTCGCAGCCGCCGGGATGCCGTGCGTTGGCAAGCACATGGGCGTCACCACCGAGGAG TTCATGCGAAGAACATCATCGGAAGGACTCATGGACTGCAAGATGCTGCCAATCAATAACAACCACGGTGCAGGGGTTGCAATGATAATGGGCCCAAACTTCTTAGCACGCAAGTACTACCAGCAAAGTTCACCTGAG GATCTGGCCCTGGCAAAAATGTTGGTGAGACCGGGAAACCTGTTCATGGAGGATCCGGTGATGAAGGATGCAAGCCTGCTCACCGATACCAACTACGGGTCGGTGAAGAAGGTATACGTGGTAGCCAAGGCTGATGGCTCCAGCACCGAGGAGATGCAGCGTTGGATGGTGTTGTTGAGCCCCGGCACGGAGGTCGAGGAGATCGCGGGAGCTGACCATGCCATCATGAGCTCGAGGCCTAGGGAGCTCTGTGATGCTCTGGTCAAGATCGCCGACAGCTTAAATACTTGCTAA